The Methanocaldococcus jannaschii DSM 2661 genome has a segment encoding these proteins:
- the relE3 gene encoding type II toxin-antitoxin system toxin RelE3, whose protein sequence is MKVLFAKTFVKDLKHVPGHIRKRIKLIIEECQNSNSLNDLKLDIKKIKGYHNYYRIRVGNYRIGIEVNGDTIIFRRVLHRKSIYDYFP, encoded by the coding sequence ATGAAAGTGTTATTTGCTAAAACATTTGTTAAGGATTTAAAGCATGTTCCAGGGCATATAAGAAAAAGAATAAAGCTAATAATTGAAGAATGTCAAAATTCTAACTCATTAAATGATTTAAAGTTAGATATTAAGAAAATAAAGGGCTATCACAATTATTATAGGATTAGAGTAGGAAATTATAGAATAGGTATTGAGGTTAATGGAGATACGATTATTTTTAGAAGAGTATTGCATAGAAAAAGCATATATGATTATTTCCCATAA
- a CDS encoding homoserine kinase yields the protein MKVRVKAPCTSANLGVGFDVFGLCLKEPYDVIEVEAIDDKEIIIEVDDKNIPTDPDKNVAGIVAKKMIDDFNIGKGVKITIKKGVKAGSGLGSSAASSAGTAYAINELFKLNLDKLKLVDYASYGELASSGAKHADNVAPAIFGGFTMVTNYEPLEVLHIPIDFKLDILIAIPNISINTKEAREILPKAVGLKDLVNNVGKACGMVYALYNKDKSLFGRYMMSDKVIEPVRGKLIPNYFKIKEEVKDKVYGITISGSGPSIIAFPKEEFIDEVENILRDYYENTIRTEVGKGVEVV from the coding sequence ATGAAAGTTAGAGTGAAAGCTCCCTGCACATCAGCAAATTTAGGAGTTGGTTTTGATGTGTTTGGTTTATGTTTAAAAGAACCTTATGATGTTATAGAGGTTGAAGCAATAGATGATAAAGAGATTATTATTGAAGTAGATGATAAAAACATCCCTACAGACCCAGATAAAAATGTTGCAGGAATTGTAGCAAAAAAGATGATAGATGATTTTAATATTGGTAAAGGAGTTAAAATAACAATAAAAAAAGGTGTTAAAGCTGGTAGTGGTTTGGGAAGTTCAGCAGCTTCATCAGCAGGAACTGCTTATGCTATAAATGAGCTATTTAAGCTTAATTTAGATAAGTTAAAGTTGGTGGATTATGCTTCTTATGGAGAACTTGCCTCTTCCGGAGCTAAACACGCTGATAATGTAGCTCCAGCTATATTTGGAGGCTTTACGATGGTAACCAATTATGAGCCATTGGAAGTTTTACATATACCAATAGATTTTAAGCTTGATATTTTAATAGCTATCCCAAACATCTCAATAAACACAAAAGAAGCAAGAGAGATATTGCCAAAAGCTGTTGGACTAAAAGATTTAGTAAATAACGTTGGAAAGGCCTGTGGAATGGTTTATGCCCTATATAATAAAGATAAATCATTATTTGGAAGATATATGATGTCTGACAAGGTTATAGAGCCAGTTAGAGGAAAACTCATCCCAAATTATTTCAAAATTAAAGAAGAAGTTAAAGACAAAGTTTATGGCATAACAATAAGTGGTTCTGGCCCTTCAATAATTGCATTTCCAAAAGAAGAATTTATTGATGAGGTTGAAAATATTTTGAGAGATTATTATGAAAATACAATAAGAACAGAAGTTGGTAAAGGAGTTGAAGTTGTTTAA
- the glmU gene encoding bifunctional UDP-N-acetylglucosamine diphosphorylase/glucosamine-1-phosphate N-acetyltransferase GlmU has protein sequence MDAIILCAGKGERLRPLTENRPKPMIPIAGKPILQHIIEKVEDLVDNIYLIVKYKKEKIVDYFKNHPKIKFLEQGEIDGTGQAVLTAKDYVDDEFLVINGDIIFEDDLEEFLKYKYAVAVKEVKNPENFGVVVLDDENNIIELQEKPENPKSNLINAGIYKFDKKIFELIEKTKISERGERELTDAIKHLIKEEKVKGIKLNGYWNDVGRPWDILEANKYLLDKINTDIKGKIEENVVIKGEVIIEEGAIVKANSVIEGPAIIKKGAVVGPLAYIRPYTVLMENTFVGNSSEVKASIIMKNTKIPHLSYVGDSIIGENCNFGCNTITANLRFDDKPVKVNIKSKRVESVRKLGVIMGDNVKTGIQVSFMPGVKVGSNCWIGASCLIDRDIESNTFVYKRDELIFRKLK, from the coding sequence ATGGATGCCATAATATTATGTGCAGGGAAAGGGGAGAGATTAAGACCTCTAACAGAGAACAGACCAAAACCAATGATTCCTATAGCTGGAAAGCCAATTTTACAACATATTATTGAAAAAGTTGAGGATTTGGTAGATAATATTTACTTAATTGTTAAGTATAAAAAAGAAAAGATTGTTGATTATTTTAAAAACCATCCAAAAATCAAATTTTTAGAGCAGGGAGAAATAGATGGAACTGGACAGGCAGTTTTAACAGCCAAGGATTATGTAGATGATGAATTTTTAGTTATAAATGGGGATATTATCTTTGAAGATGACTTAGAAGAATTTTTAAAATACAAATATGCTGTTGCTGTTAAAGAGGTAAAAAATCCAGAAAACTTTGGAGTTGTAGTTTTAGATGATGAAAATAATATTATAGAACTCCAAGAAAAGCCAGAAAACCCAAAATCAAATTTAATAAATGCCGGAATATACAAATTTGACAAAAAGATTTTTGAATTAATTGAAAAAACAAAGATTTCTGAAAGAGGAGAGAGAGAACTTACAGATGCAATAAAACATCTTATTAAAGAAGAAAAAGTTAAAGGAATTAAGTTAAATGGTTATTGGAACGATGTTGGAAGACCATGGGACATTTTGGAGGCAAATAAATATCTCCTGGATAAAATAAATACAGATATCAAGGGGAAAATTGAAGAAAATGTTGTTATTAAAGGAGAGGTTATAATAGAAGAGGGAGCAATTGTTAAAGCAAATTCAGTTATTGAAGGGCCTGCAATTATTAAAAAAGGGGCTGTTGTGGGGCCGTTAGCTTATATAAGACCATATACTGTTTTAATGGAAAATACTTTTGTTGGAAATTCATCTGAAGTTAAGGCAAGTATAATTATGAAAAATACAAAAATTCCACATCTATCTTATGTTGGAGATAGTATAATTGGAGAGAACTGCAATTTTGGTTGCAATACAATAACTGCCAACTTAAGATTTGATGATAAACCAGTTAAAGTCAATATAAAGAGTAAAAGGGTTGAGAGCGTTAGAAAATTGGGAGTTATAATGGGAGATAATGTTAAAACAGGTATTCAAGTCTCTTTTATGCCAGGGGTTAAAGTTGGAAGTAACTGCTGGATTGGGGCAAGTTGTTTAATTGATAGAGATATAGAAAGTAATACATTTGTTTATAAAAGAGATGAGCTGATATTTAGAAAATTGAAATAG
- a CDS encoding DUF483 domain-containing protein → MLKNLLYKIEKLRSGELEGFEVLKEHIQSLDEFQYQQIVERLKFQIELVEKYKPKVRPAIDPMVSTELGIYRRLDDFEIGKLLDYPECCIKSFVEDVRVAIDREHLKEVEEMKEELKNKGIYAIVLPSGFIPCSLKCEEAIKRGFIGYLTKEEFDKILELEKELKEKIRHWHFGYDEYYEKIILP, encoded by the coding sequence ATGCTTAAAAATCTACTATATAAAATTGAAAAGTTAAGAAGTGGAGAATTAGAAGGATTTGAAGTTTTAAAAGAGCATATCCAAAGCTTGGATGAGTTTCAATATCAACAAATAGTTGAGAGATTAAAGTTTCAAATTGAGCTTGTTGAAAAATACAAACCAAAGGTTAGGCCGGCAATAGACCCAATGGTTTCAACAGAACTTGGTATCTATAGGAGATTGGATGATTTTGAAATTGGAAAGCTTTTGGATTATCCAGAATGCTGTATAAAATCTTTTGTTGAAGATGTTAGAGTAGCAATAGACAGAGAGCATTTAAAAGAAGTTGAAGAAATGAAGGAGGAGTTAAAAAATAAAGGAATTTATGCAATAGTTTTACCTTCTGGTTTCATTCCTTGCAGTTTAAAATGTGAAGAAGCGATAAAAAGAGGGTTTATTGGATATCTAACTAAAGAGGAGTTTGACAAGATATTAGAGCTTGAAAAAGAACTGAAAGAAAAAATTAGACATTGGCACTTTGGATATGATGAATATTATGAGAAGATAATACTTCCGTAG
- the pyrE gene encoding orotate phosphoribosyltransferase has translation MDKKSKLINLLKEVGCIRFGEFILASGKKSNYYIDIKKATTNPEILKLVGEIIAEQIKDEDVKVAGVELGSVPIATAVSIIAQKPLLIVRKKPKDYGTKNKIEGELKEGDKVVIVEDVTTTGGSVLKAVKEIRENGGIVDKVFVVVDRLEGAKENLQKENVELIPLVTVKELQSTQ, from the coding sequence ATGGACAAAAAATCCAAATTAATAAACCTGCTAAAAGAGGTTGGTTGTATAAGATTTGGAGAATTTATCTTAGCCTCTGGTAAAAAAAGTAACTACTACATAGACATAAAAAAAGCCACCACAAACCCAGAAATTTTAAAGTTAGTTGGAGAAATTATTGCTGAGCAAATAAAGGATGAAGATGTAAAAGTTGCTGGAGTAGAGCTTGGTTCTGTCCCTATAGCTACAGCTGTCTCAATTATTGCTCAAAAACCACTATTAATTGTTAGAAAGAAACCTAAGGATTACGGAACTAAAAATAAGATAGAAGGAGAGCTAAAAGAAGGAGATAAGGTTGTTATTGTGGAGGATGTTACTACAACTGGAGGAAGTGTGCTAAAGGCAGTTAAAGAGATTAGGGAAAATGGTGGAATTGTTGATAAAGTTTTTGTTGTTGTTGATAGGTTAGAAGGAGCTAAAGAAAACCTACAAAAAGAGAATGTTGAATTAATCCCATTAGTTACTGTTAAGGAGCTACAATCCACTCAATAA
- the lysA gene encoding diaminopimelate decarboxylase, producing the protein MFLGNDTVEIKDGRFFIDGYDAIELAEKFGTPLYVMSEEQIKINYNRYIEAFKRWEEETGKEFIVAYAYKANANLAITRLLAKLGCGADVVSGGELYIAKLSNVPSKKIVFNGNCKTKEEIIMGIEANIRAFNVDSISELILINETAKELGETANVAFRINPNVNPKTHPKISTGLKKNKFGLDVESGIAMKAIKMALEMEYVNVVGVHCHIGSQLTDISPFIEETRKVMDFVVELKEEGIEIEDVNLGGGLGIPYYKDKQIPTQKDLADAIINTMLKYKDKVEMPNLILEPGRSLVATAGYLLGKVHHIKETPVTKWVMIDAGMNDMMRPAMYEAYHHIINCKVKNEKEVVSIAGGLCESSDVFGRDRELDKVEVGDVLAIFDVGAYGISMANNYNARGRPRMVLTSKKGVFLIRERETYADLIAKDIVPPHLL; encoded by the coding sequence ATGTTTTTAGGTAATGACACAGTAGAGATAAAGGATGGAAGATTCTTCATAGATGGGTATGATGCAATTGAATTAGCAGAGAAGTTTGGAACCCCCTTATATGTGATGTCAGAAGAGCAAATAAAGATAAATTACAACAGATACATTGAAGCTTTCAAAAGATGGGAAGAAGAGACTGGGAAGGAGTTTATTGTTGCCTATGCATATAAAGCAAATGCAAACTTAGCTATAACAAGATTGTTAGCTAAACTTGGCTGTGGAGCAGATGTTGTTAGTGGAGGAGAGTTGTATATAGCAAAGCTATCAAACGTTCCTTCAAAGAAAATTGTTTTCAACGGAAATTGTAAAACAAAAGAAGAAATTATAATGGGTATTGAAGCAAATATAAGGGCTTTCAATGTTGATAGTATAAGCGAATTAATCTTAATAAATGAGACAGCAAAAGAGTTGGGAGAAACTGCTAATGTAGCTTTCAGAATAAACCCTAATGTCAATCCAAAGACACATCCAAAGATTTCAACTGGTTTAAAGAAAAACAAGTTTGGTTTGGATGTTGAATCAGGAATTGCAATGAAAGCAATAAAAATGGCTTTAGAGATGGAGTATGTGAATGTTGTTGGAGTTCATTGCCACATTGGTTCTCAATTAACAGATATAAGCCCATTTATTGAAGAAACAAGGAAAGTTATGGATTTTGTTGTTGAATTAAAAGAAGAGGGCATTGAGATTGAAGATGTCAATTTAGGGGGAGGTTTAGGAATTCCCTACTACAAAGATAAACAAATCCCTACTCAAAAAGATTTAGCTGATGCAATAATAAACACAATGTTAAAATACAAAGATAAAGTAGAGATGCCAAATCTCATCTTAGAGCCTGGAAGAAGTTTGGTAGCTACTGCTGGCTATCTATTAGGAAAAGTTCATCACATAAAAGAAACACCAGTAACAAAATGGGTTATGATCGATGCTGGAATGAATGACATGATGAGACCGGCAATGTATGAGGCATATCATCATATAATAAACTGCAAAGTTAAGAATGAAAAAGAGGTTGTAAGCATAGCAGGAGGTTTATGTGAGAGTAGTGATGTTTTTGGTAGAGATAGAGAGCTTGACAAAGTAGAGGTTGGTGATGTATTGGCTATATTTGATGTTGGAGCTTATGGAATTAGTATGGCTAACAACTATAACGCAAGAGGAAGACCAAGAATGGTTTTAACAAGTAAGAAGGGAGTATTCTTAATTAGAGAGAGGGAAACTTATGCTGATTTAATTGCTAAGGATATAGTTCCACCACATTTATTGTAA
- the pheT gene encoding phenylalanine--tRNA ligase subunit beta — protein sequence MPTINVKKADLERLVNMPLEDEFIEEKFPMMGVEVEGIFEEDGEKIIQFSINPNRPDYLSAEGLARGFRGIIGIETGLKKYDIESSDVKLYVENVETRPYIAMALVKGVIVDDYVLESIINLQEKLHWVMGRDRKKVAIGIHDADKVKPPFYYKEVSGDGIKFVPLNSDEEMTPREILEKHEKGIKYAHLIKDDKFPIILDSEGDVLSMPPIINGELTRVTTETRNLLIDVTGTDKYAVEKTLNIIVTALAERKYGKIHAVEVIKDNQSTIYPNLKEDVLETTSEYINKVLGANLTPGTIINYLRRCRLDAQFVDNKIKVFIPAYRVDIFGEIDIAEEVAIAYGYNKFSGEYPIIGTIGELNQLEKKCDFIREIMVGFGFYEVINLMLSNDEVLFKKMRIEDNNYIEVLKPASIEHRIVRKSILPLLMETLRINKHKELPQKIFEIGDCVVIDENAETKSRVVKKIAGVIVDNETNFNEIKSYVEGLLRELKIEYELDNFEHPSFIKGRCAKILKDGKIIGYFGEIHPEVITNFELEFPVVGFELEIE from the coding sequence ATGCCAACAATAAATGTAAAAAAAGCTGATTTAGAGAGATTGGTTAATATGCCCTTAGAGGATGAATTTATTGAAGAGAAATTTCCAATGATGGGTGTTGAAGTTGAAGGAATCTTTGAAGAAGATGGAGAAAAAATTATTCAGTTCTCAATAAACCCAAATAGACCAGATTATTTAAGTGCTGAAGGTTTAGCAAGAGGTTTTAGGGGAATTATTGGAATAGAAACAGGATTAAAAAAATACGACATTGAGAGTTCAGATGTAAAATTATATGTTGAGAATGTTGAAACAAGACCATACATAGCAATGGCTTTGGTTAAAGGGGTTATTGTTGATGATTATGTTTTAGAGAGCATAATTAACCTTCAAGAAAAGCTCCACTGGGTTATGGGAAGAGATAGGAAAAAAGTGGCAATAGGAATTCATGATGCAGATAAAGTTAAGCCTCCATTCTACTACAAAGAAGTTAGTGGGGATGGGATTAAGTTTGTTCCATTAAATTCAGATGAGGAAATGACACCAAGAGAGATTTTAGAAAAACATGAAAAAGGAATAAAATATGCTCATTTAATCAAAGATGATAAGTTTCCAATAATATTAGATAGTGAAGGGGATGTTTTATCTATGCCACCAATAATTAATGGGGAATTAACAAGAGTTACAACTGAAACAAGGAATTTATTGATTGATGTTACTGGAACTGATAAATATGCAGTAGAAAAAACTCTAAATATTATTGTTACTGCATTGGCAGAGAGAAAGTATGGAAAAATACATGCTGTTGAAGTAATTAAAGACAATCAAAGCACTATATATCCAAATTTAAAAGAGGATGTCTTAGAAACTACTTCTGAATACATAAACAAGGTTTTAGGAGCCAATCTAACTCCTGGGACTATAATAAACTACTTAAGAAGATGTAGATTAGACGCTCAATTTGTAGATAACAAAATAAAGGTTTTCATCCCTGCCTATAGAGTTGATATCTTTGGAGAGATTGACATCGCTGAAGAAGTAGCTATTGCTTACGGATATAATAAGTTCTCTGGAGAATATCCAATTATTGGAACTATTGGGGAACTTAACCAATTAGAAAAGAAATGTGACTTTATAAGAGAAATTATGGTTGGATTTGGATTCTATGAGGTTATAAATTTAATGCTTTCAAATGATGAGGTTTTATTTAAAAAGATGAGAATTGAAGACAACAACTATATAGAAGTTTTAAAACCAGCATCTATAGAGCATAGAATCGTTAGAAAAAGTATCTTACCATTGCTAATGGAAACTTTGAGGATAAATAAACATAAAGAGTTGCCACAAAAGATTTTTGAGATTGGAGATTGTGTTGTTATTGATGAAAATGCTGAAACAAAATCAAGAGTTGTTAAAAAAATAGCTGGAGTTATTGTAGATAATGAAACAAACTTTAATGAGATAAAGAGCTATGTTGAAGGTTTATTGAGAGAGCTTAAAATTGAGTATGAGCTTGATAATTTTGAACATCCATCATTCATTAAAGGAAGATGTGCTAAAATATTGAAAGATGGCAAAATTATTGGCTACTTTGGAGAGATTCATCCAGAGGTTATTACCAACTTTGAATTAGAATTCCCAGTTGTTGGATTTGAGTTAGAGATTGAATAA
- a CDS encoding deoxyuridine 5'-triphosphate nucleotidohydrolase — MIIGANTSKNFFDNLEEEQIQQCGIDLRVWKIFKIEGEGVIDFSNEKRKLPNYIEIFNSEKDEHIKLDRGVYIVKVADYIKIPENVAGFAYPRSSLLRMGATLYSAVHDPGYEGRPEYLMQVFNPITIYKYARIAQIVFVECRDVKGVYEGIYKGR, encoded by the coding sequence ATGATTATAGGAGCTAATACATCAAAAAACTTTTTTGATAATTTAGAAGAGGAGCAGATTCAACAATGTGGGATAGATTTGAGAGTTTGGAAGATATTTAAAATAGAGGGAGAAGGGGTTATTGATTTCTCAAATGAGAAAAGAAAGCTACCAAACTACATAGAGATATTCAACTCTGAAAAAGATGAACACATAAAATTAGATAGAGGAGTTTATATTGTAAAGGTAGCTGATTATATAAAAATCCCAGAAAATGTAGCTGGCTTTGCATATCCAAGGAGTTCTCTGCTAAGAATGGGGGCAACTTTATACTCTGCAGTTCACGACCCTGGCTATGAAGGAAGACCAGAATATTTAATGCAAGTTTTTAATCCAATAACCATCTACAAATATGCAAGAATTGCCCAGATTGTTTTTGTTGAGTGTAGAGATGTTAAAGGAGTTTATGAAGGAATTTATAAAGGGAGATAA
- the glmM gene encoding phosphoglucosamine mutase: protein MGRLFGTSGIRMKNLSPKIAYKVGLAVAKKYKKVVVGRDTRTTGKLIETALTAGILNGGGEVTTINIVPTPVLGFNARNYDVGIMITASHNPPEYNGIKLFNKNGLAFNKKEEDEIEEIIFKEDFIEVEWHSVGEIWEDSRAIRNYMEHILKNVEINEKFNVVIDCANASACLVSPYLFTDLGCHVISVNSHMDGRFIGRLPEPDEKNLKKTMDMIKGLNMSGDNYIGIAHDGDADRMVAIDEKGRLADFDKLLAAFSRYMVEKTGNKKIVTTVDASMIIDEYLKDLDVEIIRTKVGDVAVAEEMIKNSAVFGGEPSGTWIHADIHLTPDGILSGLRVLEMLDFYNKKLYEILDEIPSYVNLREKIPCEDDKKEKVMSYVIENGESLFKTVPETVDGARFNLENGWVLIRPSGTEPYIRVRVEAKNNKDAKELLEKGIKLVKEALSAL from the coding sequence ATGGGAAGATTATTTGGGACTTCTGGAATAAGAATGAAAAATTTATCTCCAAAAATTGCCTATAAAGTTGGATTAGCAGTGGCAAAAAAATATAAGAAAGTTGTAGTTGGGAGAGATACAAGGACTACAGGAAAATTAATTGAAACTGCATTAACAGCAGGAATCTTAAATGGTGGGGGGGAAGTTACAACTATAAACATAGTCCCAACACCAGTTTTAGGTTTTAATGCACGAAATTATGATGTTGGCATAATGATTACTGCCTCTCACAACCCTCCAGAATACAATGGAATAAAGCTCTTCAATAAAAATGGTTTAGCTTTTAATAAAAAAGAAGAGGATGAGATAGAGGAGATTATATTTAAAGAAGATTTTATTGAAGTTGAGTGGCATAGTGTTGGCGAGATTTGGGAAGATAGCAGGGCGATAAGGAACTATATGGAACATATTCTTAAAAATGTTGAGATAAATGAAAAATTTAATGTGGTTATTGATTGTGCAAACGCCTCTGCTTGTTTAGTATCTCCATATTTATTTACAGATTTAGGATGTCATGTTATCTCAGTTAATAGTCACATGGATGGGAGATTTATTGGTAGATTACCAGAGCCAGATGAAAAAAACCTCAAAAAAACTATGGATATGATTAAAGGCCTAAATATGAGTGGAGATAACTACATTGGCATAGCACACGATGGAGATGCAGATAGAATGGTAGCAATAGATGAAAAGGGAAGATTAGCTGATTTTGATAAGCTATTAGCTGCTTTCTCAAGATATATGGTTGAAAAAACTGGAAACAAAAAGATTGTTACAACAGTTGATGCTTCAATGATTATTGATGAGTATTTAAAAGATTTAGATGTTGAGATAATAAGAACAAAAGTTGGGGATGTGGCGGTTGCTGAAGAGATGATTAAAAACTCTGCTGTTTTTGGTGGAGAGCCAAGTGGAACGTGGATTCATGCTGATATCCATCTAACTCCAGATGGAATTTTGAGTGGGCTGAGAGTTTTAGAGATGTTAGATTTCTATAACAAAAAATTATATGAAATATTGGATGAAATCCCATCTTATGTAAATTTAAGGGAGAAGATTCCATGTGAAGATGATAAAAAAGAAAAAGTAATGAGTTATGTTATTGAAAATGGAGAGAGTTTATTTAAAACAGTTCCTGAGACCGTTGATGGAGCAAGATTTAACTTAGAGAATGGATGGGTTTTAATAAGACCTTCGGGAACTGAGCCATACATAAGGGTTAGAGTTGAGGCAAAAAATAACAAAGATGCTAAAGAGTTGTTAGAAAAAGGGATAAAGTTAGTTAAAGAAGCTTTAAGTGCTTTATAA
- a CDS encoding potassium channel family protein, with product MYIIIAGIGRVGYTLAKSLSEKGHDIVLIDIDKDICKKASAEIDALVINGDCTKIKTLEDAGIEDADMYIAVTGKEEVNLMSSLLAKSYGINKTIARISEIEYKDVFERLGVDVVVSPELIAANYIEKLIERPGILDLAIVGRGEAEILEFIIPEKAKVVNKKIKELGRPQDYLIIAIYDGDELKIPSGDTELKSGDRVLVLVKKDAADAIRKMFLEE from the coding sequence ATGTATATAATAATAGCTGGGATTGGTAGAGTTGGTTATACATTAGCTAAATCTCTATCTGAAAAAGGACACGACATTGTTTTAATTGACATAGATAAAGATATCTGCAAAAAAGCATCTGCAGAGATTGATGCTTTAGTGATTAATGGAGACTGCACAAAGATAAAAACATTGGAGGATGCTGGAATAGAGGATGCAGATATGTATATAGCAGTTACTGGAAAGGAGGAAGTTAATTTAATGAGTTCATTATTAGCAAAGAGTTATGGGATTAATAAAACCATTGCAAGGATTTCAGAAATTGAGTATAAGGATGTTTTTGAACGGTTAGGAGTTGATGTAGTTGTGTCTCCTGAGCTTATAGCTGCCAATTATATAGAAAAGCTTATAGAAAGACCTGGAATCTTAGATTTGGCTATTGTAGGTAGAGGAGAAGCAGAGATTTTAGAATTCATAATTCCTGAAAAAGCTAAGGTAGTTAATAAAAAGATTAAAGAACTTGGAAGACCTCAAGATTATTTGATAATAGCCATATATGATGGGGATGAGCTGAAAATTCCTAGTGGAGATACTGAACTAAAATCTGGAGATAGGGTTTTAGTTTTAGTTAAGAAAGATGCCGCTGATGCTATAAGAAAGATGTTTTTAGAGGAATAA
- a CDS encoding (5-formylfuran-3-yl)methyl phosphate synthase encodes MILLVSPIDVEEAKEAIAGGADIIDVKNPKEGSLGANFPWMIKAIREVTPKDLLVSATVGDVPYKPGTISLAAVGAAISGADYIKVGLYGVKNYYQAVELMKNVVRAVKDIDENKIVVAAGYADAYRVGAVEPLIVPKIARDAGCDVAMLDTAIKDGKTLFDFQSKEILAEFVDEAHSYGLKCALAGSIKKEHIPILKEIGTDIVGVRGAACKGGDRNNGRIDRELVKELKELCK; translated from the coding sequence ATGATACTATTAGTAAGCCCTATAGATGTTGAAGAAGCAAAAGAGGCAATAGCTGGAGGAGCAGACATTATAGATGTGAAAAACCCAAAAGAAGGTTCTTTAGGAGCTAACTTTCCATGGATGATTAAGGCAATTAGGGAAGTGACACCAAAAGATTTATTGGTGAGTGCTACAGTTGGAGACGTCCCTTATAAGCCAGGAACAATTTCTTTAGCTGCTGTTGGAGCAGCAATAAGTGGAGCTGACTATATAAAAGTTGGATTGTATGGAGTTAAAAACTACTATCAGGCAGTTGAGTTAATGAAAAATGTTGTTAGAGCTGTTAAGGATATTGATGAAAATAAGATAGTTGTAGCAGCTGGTTATGCTGATGCCTATAGAGTTGGAGCTGTTGAGCCATTAATAGTCCCAAAAATTGCGAGAGATGCAGGTTGTGATGTTGCAATGTTAGATACTGCAATAAAGGATGGAAAAACATTATTTGATTTCCAAAGTAAAGAGATTTTAGCAGAGTTTGTTGATGAAGCTCACAGCTATGGATTGAAGTGTGCTTTGGCTGGTTCAATAAAAAAAGAACACATCCCAATTTTAAAAGAGATTGGAACTGACATAGTTGGTGTTAGAGGAGCAGCTTGTAAAGGAGGGGATAGAAATAACGGCAGGATAGATAGAGAGTTAGTTAAAGAGTTAAAGGAGCTTTGTAAGTAA